A genomic segment from uncultured Desulfuromonas sp. encodes:
- a CDS encoding AAA family ATPase yields the protein MEQQIFENLLLKLASDNVDPSQNLTSAEFEDFCETLALRWAKETISGPFETERRIAEPIDILIRVPIAPLPSIPNAVAAAGTQEKKFFQHFIECKLYGRPLTLNVVGASYLHALKERPTSLVIASNQQLTRGAQDFAYWLFQEEMRNATALYTWNPLFLNKQSAIPSHKQKYQRPITHRATNELCDWTLVETGAFRDTIVARKDNKNKLAHSLRPDSSLRFSVRLSNPVVGRRVENVSLCFDHGEIDEVNIPLDIKGKIDKTITLVGIISRERLPGGHIFPAPSLIISSSSGIDRFTCLEGFPKLKTDEMNLYLPDLREKQTHQIINIWMTVEEQKILIIKGEGGVGKTFLCEQVANRLKKEFGFQTTHSPLEVQTELAFLTEIVWLTFTPEIRAALETSEQGLLKALLQQLADSFEESFSREDASSLAELMLLGKWQGADPQILMQLIAQFIVAHNKPILLIVSNAHRMSDSVASGLRSLLAALEGLGWGQVRLIIEARDTQEDIGDTWRHLESWMNNALSSRMQRVNLKPLTHTSITAEIGSMLVSLDAENATELICKKSGGNPLFIKHLLQALTEQDMLVPSWNHQKDKLQYYLPRLAPLRDYISSLSVKIEDILVRRISFWDQRLRAAGGDWSGYLLGLMSILEQEVSRNILQALTGEPSGKLDASLSGLEEAGLLERIADDTYIFPHEYTRLAARVWLEKQINSRMRMENASINPIDLNSPEAYQLAFCKGQLNAYLRQSEKALEAYNAALQFAGENFEYLFKCHQQIHRTLKDNRSTKTPRIFHENVRSYLSHGYYILTVKKNKKINMQALSALSTNMLSRQERTGYMQQYHHNLSNLSLREIDLEDYLKNAKATLDLSTTPLEVARFLNRALKACSYIGAVGLGARFGSACLSLQKMVSKNDDQDLESVNFGELSFLLSTTAPEKALIFAEYACDTASSERQRAHNLFARALAKLRLGSVDSAIKDIEEMGSIVEHLSLRTLKSPLEMAYGVKALFDEAWVLAADSFRISLSEATWLGSFRDEITAGSNLVVARIFAGDLEAARHINESLLILISNRCKYFDFNFLQPLFHKTNCWLRRHCPSVLDAPPNDLLLHTDMIGPHILTPFLLNAKKLSNTWPEMFPALDFFTIDPKLYAMEGIEMKGVIRLAPASQPELYVIG from the coding sequence ATGGAACAGCAGATTTTTGAAAATCTCTTACTAAAATTGGCATCGGATAATGTTGATCCGTCGCAAAATTTGACAAGTGCGGAATTTGAAGACTTTTGTGAGACTTTAGCTCTTCGCTGGGCTAAAGAAACTATTAGCGGTCCATTTGAAACAGAGAGGCGAATTGCGGAACCGATTGATATTTTAATTCGTGTGCCGATTGCACCTTTACCAAGCATACCGAATGCTGTGGCAGCTGCAGGAACTCAAGAAAAAAAATTTTTTCAGCATTTTATCGAATGTAAGCTGTATGGTCGTCCTTTAACATTAAACGTAGTTGGTGCTTCTTATTTACATGCTCTAAAGGAAAGACCGACATCTTTAGTAATTGCATCTAACCAACAGCTTACACGTGGTGCACAAGATTTCGCATATTGGTTATTTCAGGAAGAAATGCGCAATGCTACAGCTCTTTATACATGGAATCCTTTATTCCTTAACAAACAGTCAGCAATACCATCCCATAAGCAGAAATATCAACGACCTATCACCCATCGCGCCACAAATGAATTATGCGATTGGACATTAGTTGAAACTGGGGCGTTTAGAGACACAATTGTCGCTCGAAAAGACAATAAGAATAAACTAGCTCATTCTTTGCGTCCGGATTCTTCTTTACGTTTCTCAGTACGATTAAGCAATCCAGTTGTTGGTCGACGTGTTGAAAATGTCAGTTTGTGCTTTGATCATGGTGAAATAGATGAAGTTAACATTCCTCTGGATATAAAGGGAAAAATCGATAAGACTATAACATTAGTAGGAATAATTTCTCGGGAAAGACTCCCTGGAGGCCATATTTTCCCCGCTCCATCATTGATTATTTCAAGCTCAAGTGGAATTGATCGTTTTACATGTCTCGAAGGATTCCCAAAACTTAAAACTGACGAGATGAACTTGTATCTCCCCGATCTAAGAGAAAAACAAACTCACCAAATCATTAACATCTGGATGACAGTAGAAGAGCAAAAAATACTCATTATTAAGGGAGAGGGGGGAGTTGGAAAAACATTTTTGTGTGAACAAGTAGCTAACCGACTAAAAAAAGAATTTGGATTTCAAACGACCCACTCCCCTCTTGAAGTTCAGACAGAACTTGCTTTTCTGACAGAAATAGTCTGGTTGACCTTTACTCCAGAGATAAGAGCAGCTCTCGAGACATCTGAGCAGGGGCTGTTAAAAGCGTTACTTCAACAATTAGCAGACTCTTTTGAGGAAAGCTTCTCGCGGGAGGATGCATCCTCTTTGGCAGAACTGATGTTGCTCGGAAAATGGCAAGGCGCTGATCCACAAATATTGATGCAGCTGATTGCTCAGTTTATTGTTGCTCACAACAAACCCATTCTGCTTATTGTGAGCAACGCACATCGCATGTCTGATTCTGTTGCCTCGGGGCTCCGTTCTTTACTTGCGGCTTTGGAGGGATTGGGGTGGGGGCAAGTTCGCTTAATCATAGAAGCGCGCGATACCCAAGAAGATATTGGAGACACTTGGCGACATCTGGAAAGCTGGATGAACAATGCGTTGTCATCACGAATGCAACGCGTAAATTTGAAGCCTCTAACTCATACGTCAATAACAGCAGAAATAGGTTCAATGCTAGTAAGCTTGGATGCTGAAAATGCTACCGAACTTATTTGTAAAAAGTCAGGAGGAAACCCACTTTTCATAAAACATCTCCTTCAAGCATTAACAGAACAGGATATGTTGGTCCCCTCATGGAACCATCAAAAAGATAAACTTCAATATTATCTCCCTCGTTTAGCACCTCTTCGTGATTATATATCTAGCTTAAGCGTAAAGATTGAAGATATTTTGGTTCGCAGAATTTCTTTTTGGGACCAACGCCTCCGTGCTGCTGGAGGGGATTGGAGCGGATACCTCCTTGGACTGATGTCCATTCTGGAACAGGAAGTCTCTCGCAATATTTTGCAGGCTTTAACGGGGGAGCCATCTGGAAAGCTGGACGCTTCACTAAGTGGACTGGAAGAAGCTGGACTATTAGAACGTATAGCTGATGATACTTATATTTTCCCCCATGAATATACGAGGTTAGCTGCTAGAGTGTGGTTAGAAAAGCAAATTAATAGTCGAATGAGAATGGAAAACGCTTCAATCAATCCAATTGACCTAAATAGTCCTGAAGCTTATCAATTGGCCTTTTGCAAAGGACAGCTTAACGCATATTTACGACAATCAGAGAAGGCCCTTGAAGCATATAACGCAGCTCTTCAATTCGCAGGAGAAAATTTTGAGTACTTATTTAAATGTCACCAACAAATACATCGAACATTAAAAGATAATAGAAGTACAAAAACCCCTCGTATTTTCCATGAAAATGTCCGTTCCTACCTCAGTCATGGCTATTATATCCTGACTGTTAAGAAGAATAAAAAGATCAATATGCAGGCTCTGTCTGCACTATCAACCAATATGCTCAGTCGGCAAGAACGTACAGGCTACATGCAGCAATACCATCACAATCTTTCTAATCTGTCCTTACGTGAGATCGATTTGGAAGACTACTTAAAAAACGCAAAAGCCACTCTTGATCTGTCTACTACCCCTCTAGAGGTAGCAAGATTTTTAAATCGTGCTCTCAAGGCCTGTTCCTATATCGGCGCCGTGGGGCTTGGCGCCCGCTTTGGCTCGGCCTGTCTTTCTTTGCAAAAAATGGTGTCAAAAAATGATGATCAGGATTTAGAGTCGGTAAACTTTGGAGAGTTGAGTTTTCTCCTCTCAACAACGGCACCAGAAAAAGCTTTAATTTTTGCTGAATATGCTTGCGATACCGCGTCTTCAGAAAGACAAAGAGCCCATAATCTTTTTGCTAGAGCTTTGGCTAAATTACGACTTGGCAGTGTGGATAGTGCCATAAAGGATATAGAGGAGATGGGCAGCATTGTTGAACATCTGTCTCTCCGAACACTTAAATCGCCTTTGGAAATGGCATACGGGGTAAAAGCTTTATTTGATGAAGCATGGGTACTTGCGGCAGATTCATTTAGGATCAGCTTATCGGAGGCAACTTGGCTTGGAAGCTTTCGAGATGAGATAACTGCTGGATCAAATTTGGTTGTTGCGAGAATTTTTGCTGGCGACCTTGAGGCTGCGCGACACATCAATGAATCTCTCTTGATCTTGATTAGTAACCGCTGTAAGTATTTTGATTTTAATTTTTTACAACCTCTATTTCATAAGACAAACTGCTGGCTGCGCCGACATTGCCCTAGTGTTTTGGATGCTCCCCCAAACGATTTGCTTTTGCATACTGATATGATCGGACCACATATTTTAACCCCTTTTTTGCTTAATGCCAAAAAACTGAGCAATACGTGGCCAGAGATGTTTCCTGCCCTTGATTTTTTTACGATTGATCCCAAACTTTATGCTATGGAAGGAATAGAAATGAAAGGAGTTATAAGGCTAGCTCCCGCATCGCAGCCAGAACTATATGTTATAGGTTAA
- a CDS encoding tyrosine-type recombinase/integrase produces MMMRVDVACESFQNYCQFVKHLSPHTVRAYQIDLAEFRNFIGGQNEIEKCDKHSLRDYLAYLYEKRKLKATTIKRRIACLKALFHWLEEEELVEANPFHRFKTRIKLPSRLPRTLSRPVMKTLLDHIERHLPFDLSSSVQDFEMKAFANPTIFNQLTLFISLELLFCTGMRIGELVSIKIADIDFGERLINIYGKGDRQRRVFLPNDKIFNLLEIYLQTRIVKSPAGDHLIINSRGNSVKTEFIRKLIHKNRCDAGIKTHITPHMFRHSAATYLLESGVDIRYVQRLLGHQCISTTQIYTHVTDKKLQEVVCASGFMEI; encoded by the coding sequence ATGATGATGCGTGTTGATGTTGCTTGTGAGTCTTTTCAAAACTATTGTCAATTTGTTAAACACCTCTCTCCCCATACGGTTCGTGCTTACCAAATTGACCTTGCGGAATTTCGAAATTTTATTGGCGGGCAAAATGAAATTGAAAAATGTGACAAGCACTCTTTGCGTGATTATCTTGCCTACCTCTACGAAAAACGAAAACTCAAAGCAACCACCATCAAAAGACGCATAGCCTGTCTTAAAGCCCTGTTCCATTGGCTTGAAGAAGAGGAGCTTGTCGAGGCTAATCCATTCCATCGCTTTAAAACCCGTATAAAACTCCCCTCGCGCCTTCCGCGTACCTTGAGCCGGCCAGTAATGAAAACCCTGCTTGATCATATTGAACGGCATCTTCCTTTTGATTTGTCATCTTCCGTCCAGGATTTTGAGATGAAAGCGTTTGCCAACCCGACAATTTTTAACCAACTAACTTTATTTATTTCCTTGGAGTTACTCTTTTGCACCGGCATGCGAATCGGAGAGCTGGTCAGCATCAAAATCGCCGACATCGACTTTGGTGAAAGATTGATCAACATCTACGGCAAAGGAGATAGACAACGCCGGGTTTTCCTTCCGAATGATAAAATTTTCAACCTATTAGAGATCTATTTACAGACCCGAATAGTGAAATCACCAGCCGGTGATCATTTAATTATCAACAGCCGTGGCAACTCTGTAAAAACGGAATTCATCCGTAAGCTTATCCATAAAAATCGGTGTGATGCAGGAATAAAGACACACATTACACCGCATATGTTTCGACACTCTGCAGCAACCTATCTACTCGAATCCGGGGTTGATATTCGTTATGTTCAACGGTTACTGGGGCATCAGTGCATTTCAACAACCCAAATCTACACACATGTCACAGATAAAAAGTTGCAGGAGGTGGTTTGTGCTTCGGGGTTTATGGAAATTTGA
- a CDS encoding LemA family protein: MANELDEITGPTSSEGRDINVITKQIPTTVGAGSLIFEIALWTVGTIPGIVMLIIGTVPALHAIGYAVAGALPGLIFLFMKISARNYFQQLQQRIQANASEIDNYLEQRVMILQNVVGLVAKSIDLDKDVMKSIAAYRGGSAASANTNRNQTSAQLDGIFSRINVAFEAYPDLKAHATIADAMRQNSYLQKEITAARTLYNDTIAIWNQDIFSWPTKQIVASRAGYTTRIPFVASAETKAAAREKFF; encoded by the coding sequence ATGGCGAACGAATTGGACGAGATCACGGGACCCACATCGTCGGAAGGGCGCGATATCAACGTAATCACTAAGCAGATTCCAACGACGGTCGGTGCCGGATCGCTGATCTTCGAGATTGCGCTTTGGACGGTCGGCACCATCCCCGGCATTGTCATGCTCATTATCGGAACGGTTCCAGCGCTCCACGCCATCGGTTACGCAGTAGCTGGAGCCCTACCCGGCCTGATCTTCCTGTTCATGAAGATCAGCGCGCGCAATTACTTCCAGCAATTGCAACAGAGAATCCAAGCCAATGCATCAGAAATCGACAACTACCTCGAACAGCGCGTGATGATCTTGCAAAACGTCGTAGGTCTCGTCGCGAAGTCGATCGATCTCGACAAGGACGTGATGAAGTCGATTGCGGCCTACCGTGGTGGTAGTGCCGCGTCAGCGAACACAAACCGCAATCAGACTTCGGCTCAACTAGACGGCATCTTTTCTCGTATTAATGTTGCCTTCGAGGCGTACCCCGACCTTAAGGCTCACGCAACCATCGCCGACGCCATGCGCCAGAACAGTTACCTACAGAAGGAGATTACGGCAGCTCGCACGCTCTACAACGACACGATTGCCATCTGGAACCAGGACATTTTCTCTTGGCCTACCAAGCAGATCGTCGCATCCCGTGCTGGCTACACCACGCGCATCCCGTTCGTTGCTTCTGCTGAAACCAAGGCAGCTGCCCGAGAAAAGTTTTTCTAA
- a CDS encoding glycosyltransferase family 9 protein, whose product MCPKNSAGGLERVLPISKSFAARYGADLAIPNCQGSGVGNALVYTRLVEEWARHLGRPVKIITAPLAPSVGCVVNEDPFAIWRNNPFVWKILDGEEIDPAGFRLVDQERKTLIQVNHIIENICFAYGLKPRRLQPSIFLTQNEIQWALNETRELKRPLVCLHPGGTSGSKPGAPWHHTYWHHLIEKFNRIAGFFQIGRPEFGDQDLELAHPGKTLRELMALISISDVFIGFDSSPMNIATGLEKPVIALFDMKQKYDCESRYDELNIPSVMLRWAYPQNHNFGLMPNDNGDAALAFVCHALKTELASLTYNI is encoded by the coding sequence ATGTGTCCGAAAAATAGTGCTGGAGGCCTGGAGCGAGTCCTCCCAATTTCTAAATCATTTGCTGCACGCTATGGTGCTGATCTTGCTATTCCCAATTGTCAGGGCAGTGGGGTTGGCAACGCATTAGTCTATACACGTTTAGTAGAAGAATGGGCTCGACATCTTGGTCGCCCAGTAAAAATAATTACTGCACCTCTTGCTCCGTCCGTTGGATGTGTTGTAAATGAAGATCCCTTTGCAATATGGCGTAATAATCCCTTTGTTTGGAAAATTCTTGATGGAGAAGAAATTGATCCTGCTGGCTTCCGCTTAGTGGACCAAGAAAGAAAAACCCTCATACAGGTTAATCACATCATTGAAAATATATGTTTTGCGTATGGTTTGAAGCCTCGTCGCCTACAACCTTCAATTTTCCTGACGCAAAATGAAATACAATGGGCATTGAATGAAACTCGCGAATTGAAAAGACCCCTTGTTTGCCTGCATCCTGGGGGAACTTCGGGGAGCAAGCCAGGCGCACCATGGCATCATACGTACTGGCATCATCTTATTGAGAAATTTAATAGAATCGCAGGTTTTTTTCAAATTGGCCGCCCGGAGTTTGGAGATCAAGACCTTGAACTTGCACATCCAGGTAAAACTTTGCGGGAGTTAATGGCGCTAATATCAATTTCTGATGTTTTTATCGGTTTTGATAGTAGTCCAATGAATATCGCCACAGGATTGGAAAAGCCGGTAATTGCGCTATTTGATATGAAGCAGAAATACGATTGTGAAAGCCGATATGACGAACTTAACATCCCATCGGTAATGCTTAGGTGGGCCTATCCTCAAAACCATAATTTCGGACTCATGCCAAATGACAACGGTGACGCTGCGTTAGCCTTTGTTTGCCATGCGCTGAAAACAGAGCTGGCTAGTTTAACCTATAACATATAG